One genomic segment of Danio rerio strain Tuebingen ecotype United States chromosome 11, GRCz12tu, whole genome shotgun sequence includes these proteins:
- the grik6 gene encoding probable glutamate receptor — MVRISNMLGFVSLCIVLLLGSEVCIAARQELIVTTIKQDPYTMSKGSQLEGYCMDLLTELAKKLGFKYKVHLVKDGSYGRQDENGNWNGMIGEVVRGEADLAVAPLTLTAAREKAVGMTKPYMQTGISILLRKDIVSEEAGFFDFLSPFSGETWFGILIAYFVTAVCICIVGRLSPCEWSQPETEPNHFTLLHSLWYTAGALSLQGAGPHPKAVSGRVISCTWWLFAVVLLACYFSSLSSTQGSDSAPLMIKGFEDLANQDVIEYGTLAGSSTLAFFKNSNNPSYRRIYEHMERRKSFVSSMDEGVQKAKEGNYAFIGESVSLDLAVARHCELVRAHEVIGMRGYSIVTPLGSAMLKNLSVAILQLSEAGELAYLRTKWWASSCLPDNAKASSLRAHSMKGIFLVLAIGLGIGVLLSLFELTTKSRSAAGEQKKSCCTVLTQELSQRLRMTNTKRDQDTSDKSKP, encoded by the exons ATG GTCAGAATCAGCAACATGTTGGGATTTGTCTCTTTATGCATAGTATtgctgctggggtcagaggtctgcATAGCAG CAAGGCAAGAACTTATAGTTACCACCATAAAG CAAGACCCATACACGATGAGCAAGGGCTCTCAGTTAGAAGGCTACTGTATGGATCTGCTCACTGAGCTGGCTAAGAAGCTGGGTTTCAAATACAAAGTTCACCTAGTGAAGGATGGATCGTATGGCCGGCAGGATGAAAATGGAAACTGGAATGGAATGATCGGGGAGGTTGTCAGAGGG GAAGCTGATCTGGccgtagctccgctcactctcacTGCTGCCCGTGAGAAGGCTGTGGGAATGACAAAACCTTACATGCAGACCGGAATTAGCATCCTTCTCCGCAAAGATATTGTTTCTGAAGAGGCCGGCTTTTTCGACTTCCTCTCCCCCTTCTCTGGGGAGACCTGGTTCGGCATCCTGATTGCATACTTTGTGACTGCAGTCTGCATCTGCATTGTGGGAAG GTTGAGTCCATGTGAATGGAGTCAGCCGGAGACAGAGCCAAATCACTTCACTCTTCTGCACAGTTTGTGGTACACTGCAGGAGCCCTCAGCCTGCAAG GTGCAGGCCCTCACCCTAAAGCAGTGTCAGGAAGGGTCATCAGCTGTACTTGGTGGTTGTTTGCTGTGGTGCTCCTGGCCTGTTATTTCTCCAGCCTCAGCTCCACTCAGGGCTCAGACTCCGCACCGCTTATGATTAAAGGTTTCGAGGACTTGGCTAATCAGGATGTAATAGAATATGGAACACTTGCCGGCTCCTCCACCCTCGCCTTCTTCAAG AACTCTAACAACCCATCTTACCGACGCATCTACGAGCACATGGAACGAAGGAAGAGCTTTGTGTCCTCCATGGATGAAGGAGTCCAGAAAGCGAAGGAGGGAAATTATGCGTTCATTGGGGAATCGGTGTCCTTGGACTTGGCAGTGGCGCGGCATTGTGAGCTGGTCCGTGCACATGAGGTTATTGGGATGAGAGGATACAGCATCGTGACTCCGCTTG GATCTGCCATGCTGAAAAACCTGAGCGTGGCCATCCTGCAGCTGAGCGAGGCAGGGGAGCTGGCATACCTGCGTACCAAGTGGTGGGCCAGCAGCTGTTTACCAGATAATGCCAAAGCCTCGTCTCTGAGGGCCCACAGCATGAAAGGCATCTTCCTGGTGCTGGCTATAGGCCTTGGGATTGGAGTTTTGCTATCCTTGTTTGAACTCACCACAAAGTCTCGCAGCGCTGCAGGGGAACAGAAG AAATCCTGCTGCACAGTTTTGACTCAGGAGTTGAGTCAGCGTTTGAGAATGACCAACACAAAGAGAGACCAGGACACTTCAGACAAGAGCAAGCCATGA